A single region of the Bicyclus anynana chromosome 16, ilBicAnyn1.1, whole genome shotgun sequence genome encodes:
- the LOC112051766 gene encoding RAC serine/threonine-protein kinase, with translation MAELEAAPGAIVKQGWLLKRGEHIRNWRDRYFILFDNGDLVGFKAQPERNNYRDPLNKFTVRDCQIMAVDKPRPHVFTIRGLQWTTVIERNFAVDTDKEREEWVAAIRYVASQLGEQGGEGGQGGPGAPDAPAPFAGIPDSDDGDIAQLGTSFRDPRRITLEKFEFVKVLGKGTFGKVVLSREKGTGKLYAMKILKKHLIIQKDEVAHTITENHVLKKAKHPFLTALRYSFQTADRVCFVMEYANGGELFFHLSRVRSFSEERTRFYGAEIVSALGYLHAEGIIYRDVKLENLLLDKDGHVKITDFGLCKVNITYGRTTKTFCGTPEYLAPEVLEDTDYGPAVDWWGTGVVLYEMVCGRLPFYNRDHDVLFALIVEEQVRFPRALSAPCRALLAALLCKEPARRLGAGPDDAQEIMQHPFFASVNWADLLAKKIPPPFKPQVDSDTDTRYFDSEFTGESVELTPPDCDAGLQRIQEEHFPQFSYQDMCSSAHSALSHMSHSAAADRRH, from the exons ATGGCGGAGCTGGAGGCGGCGCCCGGGGCCATCGTGAAGCAGGGCTGGCTGCTGAAGCGCGGGGAGCACATCCGCAACTGGCGCGACCGCTACTTCATCCTGTTCGACAACGGCGACCTGGTGGGCTTCAAGGCGCAGCCCGAGCGCAACAACTACCGTGACCCGCTCAACAAGTTCACGGTGCGCGACTGCCAGATCATGGCCGTGGACAAGCCGCGGCCGCACGTGTTCACCATCCGCGGCCTGCAGTGGACCACGGTCATCGAGCGCAACTTCGCCGTGGACACGGACAAGGAGCG cgaggagtgggTGGCGGCCATCCGCTACGTGGCGTCGCAGCTCGGCGAGCAGGGCGGCGAGGGCGGCCAGGGCGGCCCCGGCGCGCCCGACGCGCCCGCGCCCTTCGCCGGCATCCCGGACAGCGACGACGGCGACATCGCGCAGCTCGGCACCAGCTTCCGGGACCCGCGCCGCATC ACGCTGGAGAAGTTCGAGTTCGTGAAGGTGCTGGGCAAGGGCACCTTCGGCAAGGTGGTGCTGAGCCGCGAGAAGGGCACGGGCAAGCTGTACGCCATGAAGATCCTCAAGAAGCACCTCATCATCCAGAAGGACGAGGTGGCGCACACCATCACCGAGAACCACGTGCTGAAGAAGGCCAAGCACCCGTTCCTGACGGCGCTGCGCTACTCGTTCCAGACGGCGGACCGCGTGTGCTTCGTCATGGAGTACGCCAACGGCGGCGAGCTGTTCTTCCACCTGTCGCGCGTGCGCAGCTTCAGCGAGGAGCGCACGCGCTTCTACGGCGCCGAGATCGTGTCGGCGCTGGGCTACCTGCACGCCGAGGGCATCATCTACCGCGACGTGAAGCTGGAGAACCTGCTGCTGGACAAGGACGGCCACGTCAAGATCACGGACTTCGGCCTGTGCAAGGTCAACATCACCTACGGCCGCACCACCAAGACCTTCTGCGGCACGCCCGAGTACCTGGCGCCCGAGGTGCTGGAGGACACGGACTACGGGCCCGCCGTGGACTGGTGGGGCACGGGCGTGGTGCTGTACGAGATGGTCTGCGGGCGCCTGCCCTTCTACAACCGCGACCACGACGTGCTGTTCGCGCTCATCGTGGAGGAGCAGGTGCGCTTCCCGCGCGCGCTGTCGGCGCCGTGCCGCGCGCTGCTGGCGGCGCTGCTGTGCAAGGAGCCGGCGCGGCGCCTGGGCGCGGGGCCCGACGACGCGCAGGAGATCATGCAGCACCCCTTCTTCGCCAGCGTCAACTGGGCCGACCTGCTGGCCAAGAAGATCCCGCCGCCCTTCAAGCCGCAGGTGGACTCGGACACCGACACGCGCTACTTCGACTCCGAGTTCACGGGCGAGTCCGTGGAGCTCACGCCGCCCGACTGCGACGCCGGCCTGCAGCGCATCCAGGAGGAGCACTTCCCGCAGTTCAGCTACCAGGACATGTGCTCGTCGGCGCACTCGGCGCTGTCGCATATGTCGCACTCGGCCGCCGCCGACCGCCGCCACTAG